Proteins encoded in a region of the Paenibacillus sp. W2I17 genome:
- a CDS encoding S-layer homology domain-containing protein: MKKQIKGHEKKKKRNGWIVGLLTTAVLVGTLLPVGPVHLTSKANAASGTSDTALSKFKDIKGHWAQATIAKAYEKNLISGYQDGTFRPNGKITRGEYATILARATGLEKVEGQNPFADLKGHWSEAAVSQLVGQGFINAGDYAKGFNPNAELTRYEMMKWIANGLIKSGSSFQDAFNDTKNTLLPTPEVNRGTIRAEQIPYLALVRGTGIVGGFQDGTLKPADSTTRAEVSAILLRYMDVEGTDAGKYSDLNEMREVGTTGTNLTTISNYEYSSGSVMISDLSKGNINLSNKSGVLKIHRFIVVDATQNKPKGIYAKLFLPDKYASGSYRTFADVSFTSNLETSNLITFNQGLSDSLIQFNRLDLDLAKKQSNVTIPMDSGELIKKGLQKRFWTTSTLRNKSWSYFLKSDTEGEFKIQR, encoded by the coding sequence TTGAAGAAGCAGATTAAAGGACACGAGAAGAAGAAAAAACGGAACGGTTGGATCGTCGGGTTGTTAACGACAGCTGTATTGGTAGGAACACTATTGCCCGTTGGCCCCGTACATTTGACGTCAAAAGCGAATGCCGCATCGGGAACAAGTGACACTGCCCTTAGCAAGTTCAAGGATATCAAGGGCCACTGGGCTCAAGCAACAATTGCCAAAGCGTATGAAAAAAACTTGATCTCTGGTTACCAGGATGGAACGTTTCGTCCCAATGGCAAAATCACGCGTGGGGAATATGCGACCATACTTGCCCGTGCGACTGGACTGGAGAAGGTAGAGGGGCAGAATCCCTTTGCTGATCTCAAGGGACATTGGTCTGAAGCGGCGGTTAGCCAACTTGTTGGACAAGGATTCATTAATGCTGGCGATTACGCCAAAGGGTTCAATCCAAATGCTGAGCTAACGCGTTACGAGATGATGAAATGGATTGCAAATGGACTGATAAAGTCCGGGAGCAGCTTTCAGGATGCTTTTAACGATACAAAAAATACGCTGCTCCCCACACCGGAAGTGAACCGCGGCACCATTCGTGCCGAACAGATTCCGTATCTTGCCCTTGTCCGTGGGACAGGGATTGTAGGTGGATTCCAGGATGGCACATTAAAACCAGCGGATTCCACCACTCGTGCAGAAGTATCGGCCATTTTACTGCGTTATATGGACGTGGAGGGCACGGATGCAGGGAAGTATAGTGACTTGAATGAGATGAGAGAGGTCGGCACGACGGGTACGAATTTAACGACCATTAGTAATTATGAATATAGTTCAGGTTCGGTCATGATATCTGATTTATCGAAAGGAAATATCAATTTAAGCAATAAATCGGGTGTATTAAAAATTCATCGTTTTATCGTTGTAGACGCTACTCAAAATAAGCCGAAGGGTATTTACGCGAAGCTCTTTCTTCCGGATAAGTACGCAAGTGGCTCCTATAGGACTTTTGCAGATGTGTCATTTACATCTAACTTAGAAACCTCGAATTTAATTACATTTAACCAAGGTCTTTCGGATTCGTTAATACAATTTAATCGTCTTGATTTAGATTTGGCTAAGAAACAGAGTAATGTGACAATTCCTATGGACTCAGGAGAACTTATAAAAAAAGGATTACAGAAAAGATTTTGGACTACATCGACTTTAAGGAATAAATCTTGGTCTTATTTTTTGAAATCAGATACAGAAGGAGAATTTAAAATTCAAAGGTAG
- a CDS encoding DUF5704 domain-containing protein → MEEEKEITVEEDSTLNIGKTQQMEAKVKTKGYGATAFGEGIDVSRRETEIKWFSSDETIASIELKTGMLKAESPGTVTVRAIWNNGTYLISDTATITVTSQPGLVVNLPNACKANTTPLQAEAVLTKPDRSVHKLTAHPKLTWQSSNPAVATIGADGKITTKGIVGSTTIKAHFLDSAQQLDEQGTQVLEVKDCTDNGGGGNDGDPGGDPANACPVTISPPSRGTVIEASVMDPSVRGVLKADERGSEKFDVTHGIPTSEDLYANVLAKEYLFQHRWVNMTGTVTYTVKVKRVYHKTWTIPGRASSGEGDPGTPPEPKELDVPGDKNMQVTRTYSYWQIDNLEVYQLNEAKVSNYALGGYGDTVTLTPNAYTPPTLQSAMDPAVTTHVKPAPCREIDLGTEGVPGGSVEPPTPDETSLFQSKAEAEVRENTVNNDKVTFNGATIMDPAPVEKTAPRPGTIPQSGMIGDDVLYQNRLTIKNTLMNKANQPTTGEITYGLLPGNVNGGQDQKFPILGINSVTVHTPVVNYAWVSDDQPHNQKTTPDPTRAALILERPFIVRIPTSGQHLDVASYPGYGNHDYAKYFRIKQVRFPFDVYNGARSQFIPAKTWVDIPVNQLDTPFYLPVWVDEGNYQVEFRNIAENAPANFTEQQDANTNLTHHVAADTVAVEVIGRLYDFHITDISDYNWENVFRKRMGSPEPTGVSYWTGGNSIDGEPRGNLAPYVLPIRPGSHPIQGFRNAAVKTGYHFKFDLKTKGNMFGKQDGIRITPTFSFVSKDGTTQQKVDLYYHRGQERLIRIGSAQDLEKRFVVLNSRLRNVPGTELGDTARYQYTYELSEEERNQGTMAEHMVRFVDQTSHHKTWVGRYDWMILPSQIRTLIGPKADIPSSVNVDRANAAIQRWYGEYSLPADVYAVPKGTDLESLARQNQLDEKAMVFLREGYIVVNFNMETLRSGNTSAPHLQYIHAPLMNQWQMEGFDNNPVDNQGRSWPMQDGDVVLYHADQSSRNDFQSQVPH, encoded by the coding sequence TTGGAAGAAGAAAAAGAGATAACTGTAGAAGAGGATTCTACCCTTAACATAGGGAAAACACAACAGATGGAAGCCAAGGTGAAGACGAAAGGTTATGGTGCGACAGCTTTTGGTGAGGGCATCGACGTATCCCGCAGGGAAACGGAAATCAAATGGTTTTCCTCTGACGAGACGATCGCGAGCATTGAACTGAAAACAGGAATGTTAAAGGCCGAAAGTCCAGGCACGGTCACTGTGCGTGCAATCTGGAACAATGGTACATATCTGATCTCGGATACCGCCACCATAACAGTCACGTCTCAGCCAGGACTCGTTGTGAATCTGCCGAATGCTTGTAAAGCCAATACGACACCTCTACAGGCAGAAGCAGTTCTAACCAAACCGGATCGCTCTGTTCATAAACTGACGGCTCATCCCAAATTGACGTGGCAAAGCTCGAATCCGGCTGTGGCAACGATCGGCGCTGATGGCAAAATCACGACCAAAGGGATCGTGGGTAGCACTACCATAAAAGCTCATTTTCTTGATTCTGCTCAGCAACTGGATGAACAAGGGACTCAGGTGCTTGAAGTGAAGGACTGCACGGATAATGGAGGAGGTGGTAATGATGGCGATCCGGGGGGCGACCCTGCGAACGCTTGCCCTGTGACCATCAGCCCACCTAGTAGAGGCACGGTTATTGAAGCATCGGTTATGGACCCATCTGTCCGAGGTGTGTTGAAGGCAGACGAGCGTGGATCTGAGAAGTTCGATGTTACCCATGGTATTCCAACTTCGGAAGATCTCTATGCCAATGTCTTGGCCAAGGAATATCTGTTTCAGCACCGCTGGGTTAACATGACGGGAACGGTGACTTACACCGTTAAAGTGAAAAGGGTTTATCATAAAACCTGGACGATCCCGGGAAGAGCCTCTAGTGGTGAGGGTGATCCAGGAACACCTCCTGAGCCAAAAGAACTTGATGTACCTGGAGATAAGAATATGCAAGTAACACGGACATATAGCTATTGGCAGATCGATAACCTGGAGGTTTATCAGTTAAATGAAGCCAAGGTATCTAACTATGCGCTAGGTGGTTATGGTGACACCGTGACCTTGACGCCCAATGCATATACACCACCGACTTTGCAATCGGCTATGGATCCTGCGGTTACCACTCATGTAAAACCTGCGCCATGTCGAGAGATTGATCTTGGCACCGAAGGGGTTCCGGGTGGTTCGGTTGAACCGCCTACGCCAGATGAAACATCATTGTTTCAATCCAAAGCTGAAGCGGAGGTTAGAGAGAATACCGTCAATAATGATAAAGTAACCTTTAATGGAGCGACGATTATGGATCCTGCTCCCGTGGAGAAAACCGCTCCAAGACCTGGGACGATCCCGCAGTCTGGCATGATCGGAGACGATGTTCTGTACCAGAACCGGCTTACGATTAAGAACACATTGATGAACAAAGCTAACCAGCCAACCACGGGTGAGATTACGTATGGACTTCTCCCTGGCAATGTTAACGGAGGGCAGGATCAGAAGTTCCCCATTCTGGGCATTAACTCGGTTACAGTACATACTCCAGTTGTGAACTATGCCTGGGTGTCAGATGATCAGCCGCATAACCAGAAGACTACGCCTGATCCGACCAGAGCTGCACTTATTTTAGAGCGCCCATTCATTGTACGAATCCCAACCTCAGGTCAACATTTGGATGTAGCAAGTTATCCTGGGTATGGAAACCATGATTATGCGAAATATTTCCGGATCAAACAGGTTCGTTTTCCATTCGATGTCTATAACGGTGCCAGAAGTCAGTTTATTCCGGCCAAGACATGGGTGGATATTCCGGTAAATCAGTTGGACACCCCTTTTTATCTTCCTGTATGGGTAGATGAAGGGAATTACCAGGTTGAGTTTCGAAATATCGCCGAAAATGCACCTGCAAACTTCACAGAACAACAGGATGCGAACACCAATCTGACCCATCATGTCGCAGCAGATACCGTTGCTGTAGAGGTTATCGGACGATTGTATGATTTTCACATCACCGATATTTCAGACTACAACTGGGAGAACGTGTTCCGTAAGCGGATGGGCAGCCCCGAACCAACGGGTGTGAGCTACTGGACCGGAGGAAACAGTATAGACGGAGAGCCCCGGGGTAATTTGGCTCCCTATGTCCTGCCTATTCGTCCCGGCAGTCATCCGATACAAGGTTTCCGGAATGCTGCAGTGAAGACAGGTTACCATTTCAAGTTTGATCTGAAAACCAAGGGCAACATGTTTGGGAAACAGGATGGTATCCGAATCACGCCGACGTTCTCTTTTGTGAGTAAAGATGGCACCACCCAGCAAAAAGTGGATTTATACTACCATCGAGGACAGGAACGACTCATTCGTATCGGATCGGCACAAGATTTAGAAAAACGTTTTGTTGTCTTGAACTCACGGTTGCGGAATGTCCCCGGTACGGAGTTAGGTGATACAGCGCGCTATCAGTATACCTATGAACTGTCGGAGGAGGAACGCAATCAGGGTACAATGGCGGAACATATGGTTCGTTTCGTGGATCAGACCTCTCATCATAAAACGTGGGTAGGTCGTTATGACTGGATGATTCTTCCTTCACAGATCCGCACACTCATTGGCCCAAAAGCAGATATTCCCTCCAGTGTTAATGTGGATCGGGCGAATGCAGCGATTCAGCGCTGGTATGGGGAATATAGCTTGCCCGCAGATGTATATGCAGTGCCCAAAGGAACCGATCTCGAGTCACTTGCCAGACAAAACCAGTTGGATGAGAAGGCAATGGTATTTCTGAGGGAGGGTTACATTGTGGTTAACTTCAATATGGAAACATTGCGCAGTGGTAATACGAGTGCACCACATCTGCAATATATTCACGCACCGTTGATGAATCAATGGCAAATGGAAGGTTTTGATAACAACCCGGTAGATAATCAGGGGAGAAGCTGGCCGATGCAAGATGGGGACGTGGTTTTGTACCACGCCGATCAATCCAGCCGGAATGATTTCCAATCCCAGGTACCACATTAG
- the pulA gene encoding type I pullulanase, protein MIEEDKQEIMISEDTYKGRDLGVTLEAQTCHFKVWSPLAVQMELLLYPPLTGGSPEEEPNQQKQQALPMQKKEQGIWVLELEGDLSSYRYMYKPTFEDGHSTHAVDPYARAVTMNGEMGVIVRLEQTHPKGWSEDIRPELTSPVDAVLYELHVRDFSIHPSSGITNKGKYMAFTETGLRDSEGNTLGIDHLVELGITHVHLLPVFDFATVDESRVDGDTSDGSNYNWGYDPLHYNVPEGSYASRADDPETRIREFKSMVLALHNKGIGVIMDVVYNHTFDTAGSSFEKLVPGYYYRQNADGTYSNGSGTGNEVATERTMVRKFIIDSVRYLAEEYHVDGFRFDLMGLIDTTTMKQLAAELHTEVSPSILLYGEPWGALDSPLGDDMTLKGTQRGAGFAVFNDNFRGVIKGDSDGMGTGFATGADGKEDELWTGVRGAVQDFTDGPSETINYVTVHDNLNLWDKVARTQGLHDTLNFLTYDEDGSIRGCQSVEEAVEKAKPYLQIDSEHILENETVRRCLLANGIVLTSQGIPLIAAGDELLRSKYGDANSHQSGDVVNAIHWEQKKLFKPVFDYYRGLIRLRREHPAFRLRTREDIEKHVRLIEKGNGLLAYELNGTAASDSWERIVVIYNAAKENRDIAIPTGTWNVIVEKGQAGVDTIRTIQDGQVHVNAISLTVMYSNS, encoded by the coding sequence ATGATTGAAGAGGATAAGCAGGAAATAATGATTTCAGAAGATACATACAAAGGAAGAGATTTAGGTGTCACATTAGAAGCACAAACCTGTCACTTCAAAGTCTGGTCACCGTTAGCTGTTCAGATGGAACTACTTCTGTACCCACCTTTGACAGGGGGGAGCCCGGAAGAAGAGCCCAATCAACAGAAACAGCAGGCGTTACCTATGCAAAAGAAAGAACAAGGCATCTGGGTTCTGGAACTGGAGGGTGATTTAAGTAGCTACCGTTACATGTATAAGCCTACTTTCGAAGATGGACATTCAACCCATGCTGTAGACCCCTACGCACGAGCAGTGACCATGAATGGAGAAATGGGTGTAATTGTCAGACTGGAGCAGACACATCCGAAGGGATGGAGTGAGGACATTCGCCCAGAATTGACCAGTCCTGTAGATGCAGTCCTGTACGAACTGCATGTACGTGATTTTTCCATTCACCCATCATCGGGTATAACGAATAAAGGCAAATACATGGCTTTTACCGAGACGGGTCTGCGTGATTCGGAGGGCAACACACTGGGGATCGATCATTTGGTTGAACTCGGGATCACCCATGTGCATCTGCTGCCTGTATTTGATTTTGCGACGGTGGATGAATCCAGAGTAGATGGTGATACGTCTGATGGCTCCAACTATAACTGGGGATATGATCCGCTCCATTACAATGTCCCGGAAGGTTCCTATGCATCACGTGCAGATGATCCGGAGACACGAATTCGTGAGTTCAAATCCATGGTGCTGGCCCTTCATAACAAGGGAATAGGTGTCATTATGGATGTGGTATATAATCATACGTTTGATACGGCAGGCAGCTCTTTTGAAAAACTTGTACCAGGGTACTACTATCGTCAAAACGCCGATGGGACCTATAGCAATGGTTCAGGTACGGGCAATGAGGTGGCTACTGAACGCACCATGGTTCGCAAATTTATCATCGACTCGGTCCGTTACTTGGCAGAGGAGTACCATGTGGACGGTTTTCGATTTGATCTGATGGGCCTGATCGACACAACTACGATGAAACAACTTGCAGCGGAATTGCACACCGAAGTGTCACCTTCCATATTGTTATATGGTGAACCATGGGGCGCACTGGATTCGCCGCTTGGTGATGATATGACCCTAAAAGGAACGCAACGCGGGGCGGGTTTTGCTGTGTTTAACGATAATTTCCGCGGAGTGATCAAGGGAGACAGCGATGGCATGGGTACGGGATTTGCGACGGGCGCGGACGGGAAAGAAGACGAATTGTGGACTGGCGTCCGGGGAGCCGTTCAGGATTTTACGGATGGTCCATCCGAGACGATTAACTATGTAACGGTGCACGATAATCTCAACCTGTGGGACAAAGTCGCACGTACACAAGGACTCCACGATACCTTGAATTTCCTCACCTATGACGAGGATGGAAGTATTCGTGGATGCCAGAGTGTGGAAGAGGCAGTAGAGAAGGCTAAGCCTTACCTGCAGATCGATTCGGAACACATTCTGGAGAATGAGACCGTTAGGCGTTGTCTGCTTGCCAATGGTATCGTTTTAACCTCCCAGGGTATCCCCCTGATCGCGGCTGGAGATGAGCTGCTTCGCAGCAAATATGGGGACGCCAACAGCCATCAGAGTGGAGACGTGGTCAATGCCATACATTGGGAGCAGAAGAAGCTGTTCAAGCCGGTATTTGATTATTATCGTGGGCTGATCCGTCTTCGGCGAGAACATCCAGCCTTTCGGCTACGTACACGGGAAGATATCGAGAAGCATGTTCGTCTGATCGAAAAAGGTAACGGGCTGTTAGCGTATGAACTGAACGGTACAGCAGCCAGCGATTCATGGGAACGTATTGTTGTCATCTATAACGCGGCAAAAGAAAACCGTGATATCGCTATTCCCACAGGGACATGGAATGTGATTGTAGAGAAAGGACAAGCAGGCGTTGATACGATACGCACCATACAGGACGGACAGGTACATGTGAATGCGATATCCCTTACGGTGATGTATTCCAATTCCTAA
- a CDS encoding extracellular solute-binding protein, with the protein MSPKGPMSRLGGIVVIGAMSAGLLAGCGGEKAPAAGEGKLPISISLMQVGDIPAKENGIEKKIEEYTNTDVNVQWIPQSAFDDKVNVMVASGEMPTIMRVNYVPTTFNAAKTGLFWELGPYLKDYKNLSAQSEAYFNNIKIEGKVYGIPNFRDIGRTAIVYRKDWFDTLKLDIPKTLDDWYEVMRSIRKDDPDGNGKEDTYGALLFKKYNEGVSSPLTRIAVSIGGVNKWGVDDAGKLTPEFLTPEYVDTMKLFKRLFSEGLINSDFPALDPSDADKKMDSGLVGMKLNGVAQNGKSSQQRLTPNAPDGEIDVAPFQGTDGIRIAGEPGNYGMLVIPKASVTDEEQLKKVLTFLDQLMDEELSMLQLRGLLDVHYTKTADGKTELKDFDAYQREVKPYRDNLLSIEGYNVPELVDVPIGMKGTKMARENEQYAIANPALTLSSAIYTERGQELDQMIWDAQTKYIMGKIDDAGWEQEIASWRKAGGDQLITELEASYKELNGK; encoded by the coding sequence ATGAGTCCAAAAGGTCCAATGTCCCGTTTAGGCGGAATCGTTGTAATTGGTGCAATGTCCGCTGGATTGCTTGCAGGTTGCGGGGGAGAAAAAGCACCTGCTGCAGGGGAAGGAAAACTTCCCATTTCCATCTCTTTAATGCAGGTAGGAGATATACCGGCCAAGGAGAACGGGATTGAAAAGAAGATTGAGGAATATACAAATACGGATGTCAATGTACAGTGGATTCCGCAGTCTGCTTTTGATGATAAGGTGAATGTTATGGTTGCTTCAGGCGAGATGCCGACCATTATGAGAGTGAATTATGTACCGACCACATTTAATGCCGCCAAAACGGGACTGTTCTGGGAACTGGGGCCTTACTTGAAGGATTATAAAAACCTGTCTGCCCAATCCGAGGCTTATTTTAACAATATCAAAATTGAAGGCAAGGTCTACGGTATTCCGAACTTCCGGGATATTGGACGGACTGCGATCGTATATCGCAAGGACTGGTTTGATACATTAAAGCTGGATATACCCAAAACGCTGGATGACTGGTATGAAGTGATGCGCTCCATTCGCAAGGATGACCCTGACGGGAATGGTAAAGAAGATACGTACGGTGCACTGCTCTTCAAAAAGTATAATGAGGGCGTCTCTTCCCCACTGACGCGGATTGCTGTAAGTATTGGCGGTGTCAACAAATGGGGGGTGGATGATGCTGGGAAACTGACCCCGGAGTTCTTGACCCCGGAATATGTGGATACGATGAAACTTTTCAAGCGATTGTTCAGCGAGGGACTGATTAATAGTGATTTCCCTGCCCTGGACCCTTCCGATGCGGACAAAAAAATGGATTCCGGCCTGGTTGGCATGAAGCTTAACGGTGTGGCCCAGAACGGAAAGTCCTCTCAGCAGCGCCTTACACCTAACGCTCCGGATGGAGAGATTGATGTGGCTCCGTTCCAGGGAACCGATGGTATTCGAATCGCCGGGGAGCCGGGAAACTACGGAATGCTGGTCATCCCGAAGGCATCCGTTACGGATGAGGAGCAATTGAAGAAGGTTCTTACGTTCTTGGATCAGTTGATGGATGAGGAATTGAGTATGTTACAGCTCCGTGGATTGCTCGATGTGCACTACACCAAAACTGCGGATGGGAAAACCGAACTCAAAGATTTTGACGCTTATCAGCGTGAAGTGAAGCCATACCGGGATAATCTGTTAAGTATTGAAGGTTATAACGTACCTGAACTGGTTGATGTTCCCATTGGTATGAAAGGTACAAAGATGGCGCGTGAAAATGAGCAGTATGCCATTGCTAATCCGGCACTCACATTGTCTTCAGCGATCTATACCGAGCGTGGTCAGGAGCTGGATCAGATGATCTGGGATGCACAGACCAAGTACATTATGGGCAAAATCGATGATGCAGGTTGGGAGCAGGAAATCGCAAGCTGGAGAAAAGCCGGTGGTGATCAATTGATCACAGAACTCGAAGCATCCTACAAGGAATTGAACGGGAAATAA
- a CDS encoding glycoside hydrolase family 105 protein yields MKETLQFTSVRMAQQFMESYRNHELYSTWHYENGCLLKALEELYTHTGEQKYFDYIRELMDHFVQEDGSIRSYTVEEYNLDQINQGKSLFLLHEKTGEEKYRKAAELLMTQLKGQPHTSEGGFWHKKIYPFQMWLDGLYMATPYLTQYGAVTGEEKWFDKAALQLLLVEQRTRDPRSGLLYHAWDESKEQRWSSGETGCSPHVWSRAMGWYVMAVVDTLDYLPVDHPQRGQIVGIFERVANALVHVQDQQTGLWPHLLDQPGRERNYLEASGTSMFVYALAKGVRKGYLSGKFKAVAEKGYQGLLQHLLQTDREGVLSLTQCNGGAGLGGSPYRDGSYEYYVTESIRINDPKSVAPFILAGVEIELYKSN; encoded by the coding sequence ATGAAGGAAACACTGCAATTCACATCGGTGCGCATGGCACAGCAATTCATGGAAAGTTATCGCAACCATGAGCTGTACTCCACTTGGCATTATGAGAACGGCTGTCTGTTGAAAGCGCTGGAGGAGCTGTATACACACACGGGGGAGCAAAAGTATTTTGACTACATCCGTGAGTTGATGGATCATTTCGTTCAGGAAGATGGCTCCATTCGCTCTTATACGGTTGAGGAATATAACCTGGATCAGATCAATCAGGGAAAATCACTGTTCCTGCTACATGAGAAAACGGGTGAAGAAAAGTACCGCAAAGCTGCTGAGTTGCTTATGACTCAGCTTAAGGGACAGCCACATACGAGTGAAGGCGGATTCTGGCACAAAAAGATTTACCCATTCCAGATGTGGCTGGATGGATTGTACATGGCTACTCCGTATCTGACCCAGTATGGCGCAGTGACGGGAGAAGAGAAGTGGTTTGACAAGGCGGCTCTGCAGCTCTTGCTGGTGGAGCAACGTACACGTGATCCGCGTAGCGGTCTCTTGTACCATGCCTGGGATGAGAGCAAAGAGCAGCGCTGGAGTTCGGGTGAGACGGGATGTTCACCACATGTCTGGAGTCGGGCGATGGGCTGGTATGTGATGGCGGTTGTGGATACCTTGGATTATCTGCCGGTAGATCATCCGCAGCGCGGACAGATTGTGGGTATCTTCGAACGAGTAGCGAATGCACTTGTGCATGTACAGGATCAGCAAACTGGACTATGGCCACATTTGTTGGATCAACCGGGACGTGAACGGAACTATCTTGAGGCTTCCGGGACCTCGATGTTTGTCTATGCATTGGCCAAAGGTGTACGTAAAGGATATCTGAGTGGCAAGTTCAAAGCAGTTGCGGAAAAAGGGTATCAGGGTCTGCTACAGCATCTGCTGCAAACGGACCGTGAAGGCGTGCTGTCCTTGACGCAGTGTAACGGCGGAGCCGGTCTTGGAGGAAGCCCGTATCGTGACGGGTCCTACGAGTATTATGTGACCGAGTCCATTCGAATCAATGATCCGAAGTCGGTCGCTCCGTTCATTTTGGCGGGAGTGGAGATTGAACTTTACAAGTCCAACTAA
- a CDS encoding extracellular solute-binding protein, producing the protein MKATKKKAVAVLSTLALVTGLLAGCGSDEGQAAEGGVQNVSIAIAQVGDVPSKGNEVQQKIEAYTNTKLDIQWIPASAYNDKINVMIASSDMPKIVKVQYNPTVTSAMRNDVFWEVGPLLKDYKNLSAQNERFFDNIKVEGKIYGVPVFSDIARATVIYRKDWFEKLNLKVPATPDEWYETIKTLATSDPDGDGQDNTFGLMLFKKYNEDQYSFTTRLGVSFGAPNKWKVEDDGSFTPEFMTPEYMQVLDLLKRLYDEKLLNQDFAVFDSTEAEKKYDSGVVGIRVGVAQNGKSQQERLSKNNPDGVVDIAGLLGANGDRVAGQTGNSGILAFPKSTVKSEEELKNLLSFLDKLMDPEMATLLMRGMEDKHYTKVGEDQVEMSDFDAFQREVKPYRDNLPYVEGYNVPKLKDTELGEKGTALAKELAEHAVPNPALTLYSPTYGDRGADLDQVIADAQTKYIMGKIDRSGWEKEIENWGNAGGNKIREEYAEDYKKQAQ; encoded by the coding sequence ATGAAAGCAACAAAAAAGAAAGCCGTAGCTGTCTTAAGCACACTGGCACTGGTGACAGGTTTGCTGGCAGGATGCGGATCAGACGAGGGTCAGGCTGCCGAGGGCGGCGTACAAAATGTGTCCATAGCCATTGCACAGGTGGGTGATGTGCCAAGCAAAGGCAATGAAGTTCAGCAAAAGATTGAAGCGTATACCAATACCAAACTGGATATCCAGTGGATTCCGGCTTCGGCATACAATGACAAAATCAACGTGATGATCGCTTCAAGCGATATGCCAAAAATTGTGAAAGTGCAATATAATCCAACGGTGACCAGCGCGATGCGTAATGACGTGTTCTGGGAAGTTGGCCCATTGCTGAAAGATTACAAAAATCTGTCGGCACAGAACGAGCGTTTTTTTGACAACATCAAGGTAGAGGGCAAAATCTACGGGGTTCCTGTATTCTCCGATATTGCGCGGGCTACGGTAATCTATCGCAAGGATTGGTTCGAGAAGCTGAATCTCAAGGTGCCAGCCACACCGGATGAATGGTATGAAACGATCAAGACACTGGCAACCTCCGATCCGGATGGAGATGGTCAGGATAATACGTTTGGACTGATGCTTTTCAAAAAATATAATGAGGATCAATATTCCTTCACGACGCGCCTTGGCGTAAGTTTTGGTGCACCTAACAAGTGGAAGGTCGAAGATGATGGCAGCTTCACGCCGGAATTCATGACACCGGAATATATGCAGGTGCTGGATCTGCTGAAACGTTTGTACGATGAGAAACTGCTAAATCAAGATTTTGCCGTATTCGACTCTACGGAAGCGGAGAAAAAGTATGATTCCGGTGTTGTTGGTATCCGTGTTGGTGTTGCGCAGAACGGAAAAAGTCAGCAAGAGCGTCTGTCCAAAAACAATCCGGATGGTGTGGTAGATATCGCTGGTTTGCTTGGAGCGAACGGAGACCGTGTTGCAGGACAGACGGGTAATTCGGGAATTCTGGCATTCCCTAAATCAACGGTGAAATCGGAAGAAGAACTCAAGAACCTGCTCTCCTTCCTGGATAAACTGATGGACCCTGAGATGGCGACCCTGTTGATGCGTGGTATGGAAGACAAACATTACACCAAAGTGGGCGAAGATCAGGTGGAGATGAGTGACTTCGATGCATTCCAGCGTGAAGTGAAGCCTTACCGTGACAACCTTCCTTATGTCGAAGGCTATAACGTACCGAAATTGAAGGATACCGAACTGGGTGAAAAAGGTACGGCACTTGCCAAGGAACTGGCGGAGCACGCTGTGCCAAACCCTGCGCTGACGTTATATTCTCCAACGTATGGTGACCGTGGGGCGGATCTGGATCAGGTGATTGCCGATGCACAAACCAAATACATTATGGGCAAGATCGATCGAAGTGGCTGGGAAAAGGAAATCGAGAATTGGGGAAATGCGGGTGGAAACAAGATTCGTGAGGAATATGCCGAAGATTATAAAAAACAGGCTCAATAA